A region of Legionella donaldsonii DNA encodes the following proteins:
- a CDS encoding efflux RND transporter periplasmic adaptor subunit, with protein MKIMNLNLKKLIGYSLAIIVVFGVILWILSHKGIPVETAKVKYDHFVQYIEDDAKTRAIKIYTIVSPVSGELIRINWLEGDKVKKDEVIATIRPKIPVLLDIRARQELEQELGTAEALYEQAKAESIRAEAALKTAESDLKRKEPLAKKGFVSETELEHTQLEYQLRQKEYNAVLRKLHAAEHYILKVKASLSGTDIKTMNHQEKVEIHSPVTGSILRVIEKSETTVEPGTKIMDIANVVGLEIVADILSEDAAQIPPHAKVIIRRWGGAYPLEGRVRVVEPSGYTKISALGIEEQRVNVIIDITTPYELWKNLGDGYRVDVEIVLFESAHSPVVPMSALFRDEENWAVYVVKGDRAYKKRIMIKHHNPDLAVIESGLESGDEVILYPSSLIHEGVFIRQ; from the coding sequence ATGAAGATAATGAACCTGAATTTGAAAAAACTAATCGGATATTCACTGGCAATCATTGTCGTTTTTGGTGTTATCCTCTGGATCCTTTCTCATAAAGGCATCCCGGTTGAAACAGCAAAAGTAAAGTACGATCACTTTGTTCAGTATATTGAAGATGATGCAAAAACACGCGCGATAAAAATATACACGATTGTTTCTCCGGTTTCAGGTGAACTTATACGCATCAATTGGCTTGAAGGCGATAAAGTAAAAAAGGATGAGGTAATTGCTACTATAAGGCCAAAAATCCCAGTTTTGCTTGATATTCGAGCCAGGCAAGAGTTAGAGCAAGAGTTAGGTACGGCTGAGGCGTTATATGAACAGGCAAAAGCAGAGTCGATTCGTGCTGAAGCAGCACTTAAGACCGCCGAATCGGATTTGAAAAGAAAGGAACCATTGGCTAAAAAGGGCTTCGTTTCGGAAACAGAATTAGAACATACTCAATTGGAATATCAATTGAGACAGAAAGAATATAATGCCGTATTACGTAAGTTACATGCAGCAGAGCATTACATTTTAAAAGTTAAAGCATCACTTTCGGGAACCGATATCAAGACAATGAATCACCAAGAGAAGGTCGAGATTCATTCTCCTGTCACTGGGTCAATTTTGAGAGTTATCGAAAAAAGTGAAACCACCGTTGAGCCTGGTACAAAAATTATGGACATTGCTAATGTTGTAGGTCTTGAGATCGTCGCCGATATATTAAGCGAGGATGCGGCACAAATTCCACCTCATGCAAAAGTAATCATAAGACGGTGGGGAGGGGCTTATCCGTTGGAAGGCCGTGTACGCGTTGTTGAACCAAGTGGTTATACGAAAATATCAGCGCTTGGAATAGAAGAGCAGCGGGTCAATGTCATTATTGATATAACAACACCCTACGAATTATGGAAGAATCTTGGAGACGGTTATCGGGTAGATGTAGAAATTGTTCTTTTTGAGTCGGCTCATTCTCCTGTGGTGCCTATGAGTGCTTTATTTAGGGATGAAGAAAACTGGGCGGTTTATGTTGTGAAAGGGGACAGAGCTTATAAGAAG